A stretch of the Pongo pygmaeus isolate AG05252 chromosome 16, NHGRI_mPonPyg2-v2.0_pri, whole genome shotgun sequence genome encodes the following:
- the VPS33B gene encoding vacuolar protein sorting-associated protein 33B isoform X3, producing the protein MRYIASLVNADKLSGRTRKYKVIFSPQKFYACEMVLEEEGIYGDVSCDEWAFSLLPLDVDLLSMELPEFFRDYFLEGDQRWINTVAQALHLLSTLYGPFPNCYGIGRCAKMAYELWRNLEEEEDGETKSRRPEIGHIFLLDRDVDFVTALCSQVVYEGLVDDTFRIKCGSVDFGPEVTSSDKSLKVLLNAEDKVFNEIRNEHFSNVFGFLSQKARNLQAQYDRRRGMDIKQMKNFVSQELKGLKQEHRLLSLHIGACESIMKKKTKQDFQELIKTEHALLEGFNIRESTSYIEEHIDRQVSPIESLRLMCLLSITENGLIPKDYRSLKTQYLQSYGPEHLLTFSNLRRAGLLTEQAPGDTLTAVESKVSKLVTDKAAGKITDAFSSLAKRSNFRAISKKLNLIPRVDGEYDLKVPRDMAYVFSGAYVPLSCRIIEQVLERRSWQGLDEVVRLLNCSDFAFTDMTKEDKASSESLRLILVVFLGGCTFSEISALRFLGREKGKREQKGENWPALYLGNKVSAGRSGSRL; encoded by the exons ttttatGCGTGTGAGATGGTGCTTGAGGAAGAGGGAATCTATGGAG ATGTGAGCTGTGATGAATGGGCCTTCTCTTTGCTGCCTCTTGATGTGGATCTGCTGAGCATGGAACTACCAGAATTTTTCAGGGATTACTTTCTG GAAGGAGATCAGCGTTGGATCAACACTGTAGCTCAGGCCTTACACCTTCTCAGCACTCTCTATGGACCCTTTCCAAACTGCTATGGAATTGGCAGATGCGCCAAG ATGGCATATGAATTGTGGAGgaacctggaggaggaggaggatggcgAAACCAAGAGCCGAAGGCCAGAGATTGGACATATCTTTCTCTTGGACAGAG ATGTGGACTTCGTGACAGCACTTTGCTCCCAAGTGGTTTACGAGGGCCTGGTAGATGACACCTTCCGCATCAAGTGTG GGAGTGTCGACTTTGGCCCAGAAGTCACATCCTCTGACAAGAGCCTGAAGGTGCTACTCAATGCCGAGGACAAG GTGTTTAATGAGATTCGGAACGAGCACTTCTCCAATGTCTTTGGCTTCTTGAGCCAGAAGGCCCGGAACTTGCAGGCCCAGTATGAT CGCCGGAGAGGCATGGACATTAAGCAGATGAAGAATTTCGTGTCCCAGGAGCTCAAGGGCCTGAAACAGGAGCACCGCCTGCTGAGTCTCC ATATTGGGGCCTGTGAATCCATCATGAAGAAGAAAACCAAGCAGGATTTCCAGGAGCTAATCAAGACTGAGCATG CACTGCTAGAGGGGTTCAACATCCGGGAGAGCACCAGCTACATTGAGGAACACATAGACCGGCAG GTGTCACCTATAGAAAGCCTGCGCCTCATGTGCCTTTTGTCCATCACTGAGAATG gTTTGATCCCCAAGGATTACCGATCTCTGAAAACACAGTATCTGCAG AGCTATGGCCCTGAGCACCTGCTAACCTTCTCCAATCTGCGAAGAGCTGGGCTCCTAACGGAGCAGGCCCCCGGGGACACCCTCACAGCCGTGGAGAGTAAAGTGAGCAAGCTGGTGACCGACAAGGCTGCAG GAAAGATTACTGATGCCTTCAGTTCTCTGGCCAAGAGGAGCAATTTTCGTGCCATCAGCAAAAAGCTGAATTTG ATCCCACGTGTGGATGGCGAGTATGATCTGAAAGTACCCCGAGACATGGCTTACGTCTTCAGTGGTGCTTATGTGCCCCTGAGCTGCCGAATCATTGAGCAG GTGCTAGAGCGGCGAAGCTGGCAGGGCCTTGATGAGGTGGTACGGCTGCTCAACTGCAGTGACTTTGCATTCACAG ATATGACTAAGGAAGACAAGGCTTCTAGTGAGTCCCTGCGCCTCATCTTGGTGGTGTTCTTGGGTGGTTGTACATTCTCTGAGATCTCAGCCCTCCGGTTCCTGGGCAGAGAGAAAGGTAAGAGAGAGCAGAAAGGTGAGAATTGGCCTGCATTGTATCTGGGTAACAAAGtgtcagctgggcgcagtggttcacgcctgtaa